Genomic DNA from bacterium:
TGGTAAAGGGATAGATCACGGTATCAGGCTCGATAGTCACGGTGGCATCAATAAAAACCGAATCCGGATCTATTATAGTTACCCCCCCAACCATAAGCCTGTTTATTGTCCTGGATTTCAAAATCCCTTCTGCCTTGGCCAGGTCTACCCTGGTATTTATGTCAATAGCTTCCGTCGGGTCAGAAACAACCACCGTTTCAACCTGGTGTCCCCGGTCTTTTAATATGGCTATACAGTCATTCAAGTCTTCCTCTTCATCTTCAGAATGAGGTTTAACCTCTCCCAAGGCCCAGAAAAGAAATGTAGCCTGGAAACAATAGATCAGCGGAGACTCATTAGTATCTTCTATTGGGGCAACAAGCAAACTCGCTACATTTTTCCTTTCCCGATGAAAGGAGATAAATCCCTCTATCGTCTGAGCGGTAAGCAAAGGAAGGTCGCCGCTTAAGACCAGGCAATCGCCTTCAAAATCGGCTAAGCTTATTTCCGCCTGTCTAACGGCATGGGCTGTTCCTTCCTGGGTTGGTTGAATGACCACCTCAATATCAGGGGACAAAATCTCCCTTACGGCCTTTTCTTTATAGCCGAGCACCACTATCTTCCTCTTTACTTCCAAAGAGGTAAGCGAATCAAGAACATGATTAAGTATCGGTTTACCGGCCAGCTTGTGTCGAACCTTGGGCACACTGGATTTCATTCGTTTGCCCCGTCCGGCCGCCAGGACAAGCCAGGCTAAATCTTGCATTAGAGGTATTCCCCAAGATATTGAGAAGATACGTCCTAATAGAGATCCATAATAAATTTTCCACCATGCGCTGGATTAGGGATCACCTTTTGAGACTTTGGGTCAGGTTGTAAATCCAGGCCTTCAAGGGCAAGGTATCCAATTAAAACAGGGGCATCTTCTGGTATCTCCATTACATCAGTACTACAAGTGCGCCCCATAATAGTCAGCATAGCTCCCGTATATACTTGTCTTTCCACTGGACCACTGGCTGTCTGTGCCTTCCGAATTTCTAAAGGCGCCAACCCCAGCCTGGTTATCTGCTCATGCCTGAGGCAAAGCAATGTAGCTCCCGTATCGACCAGAGCCTCGTCAACTTCAAGGAAACGGGCCTGTTCAGAGGGCATCTCCCCGCGCTTAGAAAGAAGATAATCCACCATATTTTCTACCTTTATTTTTGCGGTTACTCTACCCATCTCTCTATTCTCCGTAAGTGTTCAGCCACAAAGACACTAAGACACAAAGATTAAAAGATTATTTCTTAATAGTTTAACCAAGCAGTAGCTCAGTAGTTAAAGACTTTTCTGAAAGTTCCAGAACTTCTGCTCTATTGCTCTAATTTGTGTCTTCGTGCCTTGGTGGCTGAACGGTTACTATTCTCCCTGCTTTTCTTAAAAAGAAAGCCACTGGCTGGGGCGGGAGGATTCGAACCTCCGAATGCAGGATCCAAAATCCTGTGTCTTACCGCTTGACGACGCCCCATCCTTTGAGGGGTAACGAGATGATCGGTCATTGGTTATCAGTGAGGAGCCACCAGTGATCAGTTGTGGCCGATTACCGATCACTGATCACCGAATTACTGACCTTCCCCGAAATATTGAGAAGATACAGATTAGTGACTTGGGGCTGAATCACCAACCCGTAATCCCATCGACCAAAATTCACCCCCTCCCTGGTCATTAGTTTCTAAGGATACCGAATATTAGCCTAAATGTCAAGAAAATTTTTCGACCTGAATTATAAGCAGTGATAGGACTATAGAGTGCAGCGACTTTGCCATCTTTGGATTCTGGGGGATGAATAGTAGGGGCAACCCCCTGTGGTGGCCCTGTTGTTGCCCAGAGAATAGTAGTGGTTTTCTCATTCGCAGTAGAGATCTAACCGCACAGGTCGAAGTTTTTTCCTGCGCCCTGTCAATTTGAGCAAAAGAGCGGAGCACCGTAGTCTTTTATCCGCGGATATGTGAAGTTGCTACCTCTTCGTAATGCTCGAGAATTTTACTTATAACCTCTGGTTTCTCAAGATCCTTAATCTCTACGAACCTAATTCCACCCAATGTTAAGGGAATCTTAGAAATTAACTCGGGATAAGTGACAATAGGGATTATTGGCTTGTCAAGGGCCCAAGCTGCACCTAATTCATGTAGCACCCACTTTGAATCAACAGAATTTGACGATAATAACACCATAAAGATGTCACATTGAGAGAGTCTATCTTTAAGTTTAGATTCCCAATCTTCTCCCGCACTAAACATTTCCGTAGTAAATATACGTAAATTGGGGCGTTGAGATAGAAGACTGTACAGTTTATGTGCATACGTCCTATCCGCGGTAGTATAGCTTAAAAAGATGCGAAGAACTTGTTTACCCCTTTCTTTTTGAATCGTATTCATTTTCCTGCCTCCTTTACACGATTAATAAGTTGTTCAAGATACTCTTCAAAGCTGTTAAGATCTATAGCCTTATATGAAGTTATTATATCCGGCATCTCCTCTGGAGTAACTTTATCTATAATAGCGATAATACGTTTTCCAAGCACCCAAGCCGCACCTATTTCTATCAAAACCCAATGACGGTCTATGGAATATCGACTGAGAAGAACCAGAAATTCATCGCACTCTTGTATATTCCTTCGAATCGACTCTGGAATTGATTCTCCACCTTCTATATCCTTTTCATCAAGAAATGTTTTGACACCATACTTTCGACCTTTTTCTTCAATGAGTATAGCCATCTGTTTTGCAATCCATCGGTCCTTTTCCGAATGACTAATAAATACTAGATAGCTTTTTCTTATTTGAGCTTTCTGGGTCATGGTAATTTGCTGATCTCCTAACATATTCTGTTTTCCTTTCCCCCGTCTTCTGTTTTCCCCAGACCCGCTCTTAGCAGTTAATCTTATCATCAGGCAAATAAGGGGTTTTTATGAAGATACATTTTATCGGCTCAGAGGTATCGTTTAAGATGTTGTGTTTTTCGTGGGGTTCAATATAAAAGGCATCACCAATTCTGGTTTGATATTCGATATCGTTGACTATCATCTTGGGAGCGCCGTCAAAGAAATAAAAGGTCTCCTCCGTTTCCGTATGAATATGGTAACCCATCTCCTCACCAGGTCTTAGCACCATTAACCCCCAATCGATCTTTGGGCCTCGGAAGAGATATTTGGGTCCAGAATCCACCTTCCTGAACTCGTGTTGGTCCTCATTGGTACGTTTCATCTATTTATCTCTCCTTTCTTTAAGTTTCGGGTTTCGAGTTTGTAAAGGGTAGTGCCGTATTACATGGCCTTCTCCAGAAGTCCGGTCAGATCCTCAGGACTGGCCGGTCTGGGGTTGTATTTAGCAGAGCTTGACACACCTTTAACAATTTTTGAGATATCAGAAGGCGCTACACCAAGATCACGCAGATGGCCACTTATACTCAGGTCTGAAAGCAGATTTTTTACCTCTCTGGCGGCGGCCTCTGGCCCTTGATCCGGCATGCCGGTTAAAGCTGCGGCTATCATCGAAAGTTTCTGTGGAACCGCTTCCAGATTAAACTCCATTACATAAGGCAAAAGAACAGCGCAGACCAGACCGTGGGGGGCTTGGGCCACGGGTCCTAAAGAAGCCGCCAGGCCATGAGCGGCGCCCAGCCCGGCATTAGCCAGAACTATTCCCCCCAAAAGCGCCGCCAGAGACATATCCTCTCTGGCCTCTATATCTCCTCCATCATTATAGGCCTTCCTTAATGATCTTCCAACCAAACCGATCCCTGATAAGGCCAGAGAATCAGTAACAGGATTAGCCTTTAGGGAACAATACCCTTCGACTAAATGAGACAGGGCATCCATCCCGGCAGAAGCTGTTACCTCAGGGGAAGCCGTCATAGTTAACTCCGGATCAACTACGGCCAGGACAGCCATTAGAGCCGGGCTCCTGATACTCTTCTTTACCTTTTGATCCGGATTAGTAATAACGGCATTGTAGGTGGCCTCAGCTCCGGTGCCGGCCGTAGTAGGGATAGCCATAAAAGGAAGGGTTAGCTCAGGTCGGATTTCTCTTCCCTCCTGGTATTCAACCGTCTTCCCGCCATTTTTAGCCAGACCGGCCACGGTCTTGGCCACATCAAGGCTGCTGCCTCCGCCTAAACCTATGATTAGATCACAGCCCGCCTGGCAAGCCAGGGCCATCCCTTCATCGACCGTAGATAAGTCCGGTTCTGGAAATACCTTATTATAAAGAACCACTTCGAGTCCAGCCGTCTCAAGATATTCTTTAAATTGATCCAACACCCCTACGGCAGCCAACGCCCTTTTTCCTGTAACCAGAAGAACCTTGCGGCCCAGTTTCTTAGCCTCACACCCTATAGACCGGATACTTCCTTTTCCGAAGATAATTCTTCGGGGAAGATTCAACTCAAATGACATATTGTATTTTCCTTCCGGCATAGATGAATTCTTCTTGTAACCGTTCAGCCACAGATGCACACAGATGAAACACGGAAAATCCGTGAGCCGTGTCCGTGATTCGGGTCTGTCCTTAGGCTGTAGGGACAACCCTTGTGGTTGTCCGTCTACGGAACGGACATGGACAAGCACGGACAGGGACAAGCCCTGTCCCTACACTTCCGCCTTCTGTCCTGTGTTATTTATCCGTGCTAATCCGTGCAGCTATACCTGAACGGTTACTTCTTCTTTATCTGTGATTAGTTTACCCACTAATCAGGAATTTGTCAACCTCCTTTTTTTATGTTCCTTCCAAGATAAAAGTATCCCGAAAAAATATATTGACAAGAGTGGATGATAGGCGTATATTGTAAGACTATGAGGAAACGGTTGCCCCAGGCAGAAAGGCAAGATAAATGTCACCATTTTGCAGGTAACTATTCAGGTAGATAGGCTGAAGGTAGATAGACTGAAGGTAGGTAGACTGAAGGTAGATAAACTGAAGGTGTAAGACCTTTCGAGATGTTTATAGCCTTCAGCCTATCCACCGGAGTAATCCGGTCGGGTTAAATGGTCCAGGTATGAACAGGGGAAGAAATAACCCCATGGACAAAACAAATGATAATCACTAATACCGCCATCAAACATCGCGTTACGGTTTATGCCTCAATGGTGATCATCCTCATTATCGGTATATATTTTTATCTTACCCTGCCGCGGGAGGCAGCCCCGGATATTACTATCCCCTTTATTATTGTCAGCACCGATTATGAAGGTGTGGCCCCCTCAGATATCGAAACCTTAATTTCCATCCCTATTGAAAAGAAGCTGACCGGACTGGCTGATGTAGAAGAGATTCGCTCCATCTCGGCTGAGGGTCATTCGACTATCACCATTGAGTTTGCGCCCAGTGTGGATATTGACGATGCCCTGCGCAAGGTAAAGGACAAGGTGGAGGCGGCTGAAGGCGACCTGCCGGCAGGTGCGGATGACCCATCGGTTATGGAGATAAATTTCTCGGAATTTCCGATTATGCTGGTCAATATCTCTGGAGAGCGCCACTTAATGGAGTTAAAGGCCATTGCCGAAGAATTGGAAGACCATATCGAAGCTATCCGGGGGGTACTGGATGTTCAGATAATCGGCGGTCTGGAGCGGGAAATCCGGGTCGAGTTCGATATGAATCGAGTCGCGGCCTATCGTATTCCTTTTAATGAAATCGTGGCCTCTGTCCGACAGGGAAATATCAATCTGCCGGGCGGAAGTGTGGAAATCGACGAAGCCAAATACACCCTCCGCATTCCAGCCGAGTACAAAAACCCAACAGAGATATATAATCTGATAGTCTATGTCCGGGATGGGCAGCCTGTTTATCTGCGGGATGTAGCCACGGTGGTGGACGGCTTTAAAGAACGGGACAGCCTCTCCCGGTTCAAAGGGAAGGAGAGTATCACCCTTTCTATCCAGAAGCGATCAGGGGAAAATATTATCTTCATTGCCAAAGCCGTAAAAGCAATCCTGGCCGAAGCGGAAAAGCGTCTGCCCAAAGATGTGAAGATCACCATCACCCAGGATCTTTCCCAAATGATTGAGGAGATTGTTAAAGAACTGGAGAATAACATCCTGACCGGCCTTATCCTGATTTTGGTGGTCATCTTTATCTTTATTGGCGGTCTAAGCGCTTTATTTATTGCCTCAGCTATTCCCTTTTCGATGCTGATGGCCTTTGCTGTCTTTTCGGCCATGGGTATTACCCTGAACATGGTGGTGCTTTTCAGCTTGATTTTAGCCTTAGGGATGTTGGTGGATAACGGCATCGTCATTGTTGAAAACACCTATCGTCATCTGCAAGAAGGCAGGGAAAGGGAAGAAGCGGCTCGAATA
This window encodes:
- a CDS encoding toll/interleukin-1 receptor domain-containing protein; the encoded protein is MIRLTAKSGSGENRRRGKGKQNMLGDQQITMTQKAQIRKSYLVFISHSEKDRWIAKQMAILIEEKGRKYGVKTFLDEKDIEGGESIPESIRRNIQECDEFLVLLSRYSIDRHWVLIEIGAAWVLGKRIIAIIDKVTPEEMPDIITSYKAIDLNSFEEYLEQLINRVKEAGK
- a CDS encoding NTP transferase domain-containing protein, which codes for MQDLAWLVLAAGRGKRMKSSVPKVRHKLAGKPILNHVLDSLTSLEVKRKIVVLGYKEKAVREILSPDIEVVIQPTQEGTAHAVRQAEISLADFEGDCLVLSGDLPLLTAQTIEGFISFHRERKNVASLLVAPIEDTNESPLIYCFQATFLFWALGEVKPHSEDEEEDLNDCIAILKDRGHQVETVVVSDPTEAIDINTRVDLAKAEGILKSRTINRLMVGGVTIIDPDSVFIDATVTIEPDTVIYPFTTILGKTKIEKDCVIGPQVFLLNAEVGAGATIYTSFISDAKVKPGANIGPFAHISNQPQ
- a CDS encoding toll/interleukin-1 receptor domain-containing protein; the encoded protein is MNTIQKERGKQVLRIFLSYTTADRTYAHKLYSLLSQRPNLRIFTTEMFSAGEDWESKLKDRLSQCDIFMVLLSSNSVDSKWVLHELGAAWALDKPIIPIVTYPELISKIPLTLGGIRFVEIKDLEKPEVISKILEHYEEVATSHIRG
- a CDS encoding retroviral-like aspartic protease family protein, encoding MGRVTAKIKVENMVDYLLSKRGEMPSEQARFLEVDEALVDTGATLLCLRHEQITRLGLAPLEIRKAQTASGPVERQVYTGAMLTIMGRTCSTDVMEIPEDAPVLIGYLALEGLDLQPDPKSQKVIPNPAHGGKFIMDLY
- a CDS encoding iron-containing alcohol dehydrogenase, with the protein product MPEGKYNMSFELNLPRRIIFGKGSIRSIGCEAKKLGRKVLLVTGKRALAAVGVLDQFKEYLETAGLEVVLYNKVFPEPDLSTVDEGMALACQAGCDLIIGLGGGSSLDVAKTVAGLAKNGGKTVEYQEGREIRPELTLPFMAIPTTAGTGAEATYNAVITNPDQKVKKSIRSPALMAVLAVVDPELTMTASPEVTASAGMDALSHLVEGYCSLKANPVTDSLALSGIGLVGRSLRKAYNDGGDIEAREDMSLAALLGGIVLANAGLGAAHGLAASLGPVAQAPHGLVCAVLLPYVMEFNLEAVPQKLSMIAAALTGMPDQGPEAAAREVKNLLSDLSISGHLRDLGVAPSDISKIVKGVSSSAKYNPRPASPEDLTGLLEKAM
- a CDS encoding cupin domain-containing protein, with amino-acid sequence MKRTNEDQHEFRKVDSGPKYLFRGPKIDWGLMVLRPGEEMGYHIHTETEETFYFFDGAPKMIVNDIEYQTRIGDAFYIEPHEKHNILNDTSEPIKCIFIKTPYLPDDKINC